A part of Aegilops tauschii subsp. strangulata cultivar AL8/78 chromosome 2, Aet v6.0, whole genome shotgun sequence genomic DNA contains:
- the LOC109778248 gene encoding uncharacterized protein, translating into MTTMEMDMYKMVVQENGEVTYQLTDPTTWGAWAHDGHRLWASMPEDFWLYEYKVRMCPQPYSHDWTACPYAHKEERARRRDPRRFNYIAISCPEYRVNARTHAQLRLAGAGHPPPTCTRGLRCRFAHGVFELWLHPSRFRTRKCDAGTRCQRQICFFAHFTRELRVEDSMAAFTAPAVPSSTFAMPRTPPHILQRAPSTSVTRLQDVPTPQLFDDVTLQATPNRLRMLSLYYAITGDDVFSSPIATATAAAVAAAATTMPTMRVPLMAYEEEEEEDAKSVHYANDEDSLLNDYPHRDLIMDFMR; encoded by the coding sequence ATGACAACCATGGAAATGGACATGTATAAAATGGTGGTGCAGGAGAACGGCGAGGTCACATACCAGCTGACCGACCCGACGACATGGGGCGCGTGGGCTCACGATGGGCACCGACTGTGGGCGTCCATGCCAGAAGACTTCTGGCTATACGAGTACAAGGTGCGGATGTGCCCGCAGCCGTACAGCCACGACTGGACGGCGTGCCCCTACGCGCACAAGGAAGAACGCGCACGCCGCCGTGACCCGCGTCGCTTCAACTACATCGCCATCTCTTGCCCGGAGTACCGCGTCAATGCGCGTACGCATGCGCAGCTCCGGCTCGCCGGTGCCGGGCACCCGCCGCCGACCTGCACGCGCGGCCTCAGGTGCCGCTTCGCACACGGCGTATTCGAGCTGTGGCTGCACCCATCCCGGTTCCGCACACGCAAGTGTGATGCAGGCACACGCTGTCAACGCCAGATCTGCTTCTTTGCGCACTTCACCCGCGAGCTCAGGGTTGAGGACTCCATGGCCGCCTTCACCGCTCCAGCGGTGCCATCTTCGACCTTTGCCATGCCGCGGACGCCGCCCCACATCCTCCAGCGTGCTCCATCCACTTCGGTGACGCGTCTGCAGGATGTTCCAACTCCACAGCTGTTCGACGACGTCACCCTGCAGGCCACTCCAAATAGGCTTCGCATGCTGAGCCTATACTATGCCATCACTGGGGACGATGTTTTCTCCTCCCCCATCGCCACTGCCACCGCTGCCGCCGTCGCCGCTGCTGCGACCACCATGCCGACCATGAGGGTGCCCTTAATGGCgtacgaggaggaggaggaggaggacgctaAATCCGTCCACTATGCGAACGACGAAGACTCCCTGCTGAACGACTACCCACACCGAGATCTCATCATGGACTTTATGCGCTAG